In Carya illinoinensis cultivar Pawnee chromosome 9, C.illinoinensisPawnee_v1, whole genome shotgun sequence, the following are encoded in one genomic region:
- the LOC122276237 gene encoding peroxiredoxin-2E-2, chloroplastic → MAATLSVSRLLLSSPRILALSTKTSLFHTATTLSSKPSFTSLPFRYHHRSKPLKFSTATTKSTISATIAVGDKLPESTLSYLDSDGEIQTTTISDLTKNKKAILFAVPGAFTPTCSQKHLPGFVEKSKELKAKGVDTIACISVNDAFVMKAWKENLKINDEVLLLSDGNGDFTRAIGCELDLSDKPVGLGVRSRRYALLAEDGVVKVLNLEEGGAFTFSGAEDMLKAL, encoded by the coding sequence aTGGCTGCCACTCTCTCCGTCTCAAGGCTCCTCCTCTCATCCCCCAGAATCCTCGCCCTCTCCACCAAAACCTCTCTCTTCCACACCGCCACGACCCTCTCCTCCAAACCGTCTTTCACTTCACTCCCATTCAGATACCATCACCGCTCAAAACCCCTCAAATTCTCCACGGCCACCACCAAATCCACAATATCCGCCACCATCGCAGTCGGCGACAAGCTCCCGGAATCCACGCTCTCCTACCTCGACTCCGACGGTGAGATCCAGACCACAACCATTTCTGACCTCACCAAGAACAAGAAAGCCATCCTCTTCGCTGTTCCCGGCGCCTTCACCCCCACCTGCTCCCAGAAGCACCTCCCTGGATTCGTCGAGAAGTCCAAGGAGCTCAAGGCCAAAGGGGTAGACACCATCGCCTGTATCTCGGTCAACGACGCCTTCGTCATGAAGGCCTGGAAGGAGAACCTCAAGATCAACGACGAGGTGCTCCTGCTGTCTGATGGGAATGGGGATTTCACCAGGGCTATTGGGTGCGAGCTCGATTTGAGCGATAAGCCCGTGGGGTTGGGTGTGAGGTCCAGAAGGTATGCGCTCTTGGCCGAAGATGGGGTTGTCAAGGTCTTGAATTTGGAGGAGGGCGGTGCGTTTACATTCAGTGGAGCTGAGGATATGCTCAAAGCTCTATGA
- the LOC122275878 gene encoding replication protein A 70 kDa DNA-binding subunit B-like — protein MWNRFVHDECREISDLILVKPIILGTRIKVSSYNSLSLSSRPTSVFIVEPLLSSSVALRSWAAQNDKLLEEIIGNSFGSASSSSTDPIIKVFEIAEKLISAPAMARSTYLVRGKFRMIDFHQSFHYVSCENCNKATGYDLGENFICYSCKNAAIARARCRVYLDVYDDTTSIPVVIFGSLAEKILGCTAVDLIDRIDEEHLPYIENIANNIENNEWIVVLGAQINESGRLRRNKLTVLSVNNVTKTAE, from the exons ATGTGGAATCGCTTTGTTCATGACGAATGCCGCGAAATTTCTGACCTTATTCTGGTAAAGCCGATTATTTTAGGAACACGGATCAAAGTTTCTTCTTATAATA GTCTATCACTGTCATCAAGACCGACGAGTGTCTTTATTGTTGAACCCCTTCTTTCATCTTCTGTTGCATTACGTTCATG gGCAGCACAAAATGATAAATTGCTGGAAGAGATCATTGGAAATAGTTTTGGATCAGCTTCAAGTAGTTCCACCGATCCAATCATAAAAGTATTTGAAATCGCAGAAAAACTGATATCTGCTCCAGCAATGGcg AGGTCCACATATTTGGTTAGAGGCAAATTTAGAATGATTGATTTTCACCAGTCATTCCACTACGTATCATGCGAGAATTGCAATAAGGCAACTGGCTATGACCTCGGTGAAAACTTCATATGTTATAGTTGCAAGAATGCAGCAATTGCACGGGCAAG GTGTCGAGTTTACTTAGATGTGTATGATGATACCACATCGATACCCGTTGTTATTTTTGGATCTTTGGCCGAGAAAATTTTGGGATGCACAGCTGTTGATCTTATAGATCGTATAGACGAG GAACATCTGCCTTATATTGAAAACATTGCAAACAACATTGAAAATAATGAATGGATCGTAGTCTTGGGCGCGCAGATTAATGAATCTGGGAGGTTACGCCGAAACAAACTTACTGTATTATCTGTTAATAACGTCACAAAAACAGCAGAATGA
- the LOC122275879 gene encoding uncharacterized protein LOC122275879 — MYHYIEDLVPEDGHPSYLQLYFFDTEHELENCIHDAERLDPSIIARLMDILEVNPYCRFFRTLSNISSLENHTIRIRSDIDLDQRVYNAPSVSQVAAIWTKTDNCTEQKGRDIIVFNEAGGSHIVQGPRDMQKRYMEAMTLVQRFDKPDIFLTMTFKAVKYLYKYIYKGYDRVAFNIISKENNQQIDEIEQFQSGKWITPPEAMWRIYDFTLNEIYPSVYSLHLHLEDQHLVSFHAHEDLNNVLNSYTSKKSMLSEFFYRNQIDENARKLLYREFPEKFVWDSQCRIWTPRKKKTVIGRIVTANPFEGERYYLRMLLNHIRGVTSFEKLRTVNGVVLPMYREAATSHGLLNKASSLEDCLEEACLNQIPSSLRHLFSTILVYCNPTNPKKLWERFEKEMYTDFLIRNVSSTVVRKMVLQDIASTLESMGKDINMYRFVPVDIFYGQDEFTNEKLTTNE, encoded by the exons ATGTATCATTATATtgaggatttagttcctgaagATGGGCATCCTTCatatttacaactatatttcTTCGATACGGAGCACGAGTTAGAAAATTGTATTCATGACGCAGAAAGATTAGATCCTTCTATCATTGCTAGATTAATGGATATACTTGAGGTTAATCCATACTGTCGCTTCTTTAGAACCCTCAGCAACATTTCAAGTCTTGAAAATCATACAATTCGTATAAGATCAGATATTGATTTAGACCAACGTGTTTACAATGCTCCGTCGGTATCGCAAGTAGCAGCTATATGGACAAAAACTGACAACTGTACAGAACAAAAAGGTCGAGACATTATTGTTTTTAACGAAGCAGGAGGCAGTCATATTGTTCA AGGTCCAAGAGATATGCAGAAGagatatatggaagcaatgacATTAGTTCAACGTTTTGACAAGCCTGATATATTTCTAACCATGACAT TTAAAGCtgttaaatatttatacaagtaTATTTATAAAGGATATGATCGTGTTGCTTTCAATATCATTAGCAAAGAAAATAACCAACAAATTGACGAAATCGAACAATTTCAATCAGGAAAATGGATTACTCCGCCTGAAGCAATGTGGAGAATATACGATTTCACGCTTAACGAAATATATCCATCAGTTTATAGTTTGCACCTACACCTAGAAGATCAACATTTGGTGTCTTTTCATGCACACGAAGATCTAAACAATGTGTTAAACTCGTATACATCCAAAAAATCGATGTTGTCagaattcttttatagaaaccAAATTGACGAGAATGCACGAAAATTGTTGTATAGAGAATTTCCTGAAAAATTTGTTTGGGATTCACAATGTAGAATTTGGACtccgaggaaaaaaaaaactgttataggCCGAATTGTTACAGCCAATCCATTTGAAGGTGAAAGATATTATCTACGGATGTTATTGAATCATATCAGAGGAGTAACGTCATTTGAGAAATTAAGAACAGTTAATGGTGTTGTACTACCAATGTATCGTGAAGCAGCTACTTCTCATGGTTTGTTAAACAAAGCTAGTAGCTTAGAAGATTGTTTAGAAGAAGCTTGTCTAAATCAGATACCAAGTAGTTTAAGACaccttttctcaacaattttgGTGTATTGCAATCCTACGAACCCAAAAAAACTTTGGGAgcgatttgaaaaagaaatgtatACAGATTTTCTTATAAGAAACGTGTCGTCAACAGTTGTTAGGAAGATGGTTCTACAAGATATTGCTTCCACACTAGAATCTATgggaaaagatataaatatgtATCGTTTTGTTCCTGTCGATATATTTTACGGTCAAGATGAATTTACAAATGAGAAATTGACGACGAACGAGTAG